Genomic window (Candidatus Binatia bacterium):
GGAGACCACGACGTCAAAAGGCGTTCGGCTGACGACGGCGCGAACCCACTCGGGGTTGCCCAGATCGGCGACGACGAAGTCCGGACAGGGATCGTGGTTGCCCAACTGCCTGCGTGCTTCGTCGAGCATGGGTTCGGAAAAGTCGACCAAGGTGCAGCGCGCCCGCGGATGGCGCGCAAGGATGGCGCCGGCGAGCACGCCGCTGCCGCATCCCAGGTCGGCGACGCGGGTGACCGGGAGCCCCCGCGCCTCGATCACACGCAGCATCGCCTCGATCTGTTCCGCGGCGAAAGGGATCCCGCCCCGTACCCCATCGAGAAAGGTCCGGACCAACGCCGCATTCTTCCAGATCGCACCGGCTCGTTCCGTTGCCATTCTCCTCGGGGCTCGCCTGCGAGCACAATCCGGCGTTTCGGTTGCCGGGTCAAGCGGTTTGCGTCTCAGGGGCAGTGGGATCGTTTCTGATGTGCTCCTAGGACCAGACCTCAGCCGTACCCGACGCTCAGCGTGGCTGCTTGCCGATCTCCGTGAGACTGGCGCCGCTGTTGTCGCAACGGCGGCATTATGGCTACATTACGTCCATGAACTCATACCGTAGCCGAATTACGACACACGGCCGCAACATGGCCGGTGCGCGTGCGCTGTGGCGCGCCACCGGCATGACGGACGCCGATTTCAACAAACCGATCATCGCCATCGCCAACAGCTTCACCCAGTTCGTTCCGGGGCACGTGCACCTGCACGACGTTGGGCAGCGGGTCAAGAAGGTGATCGATGCCGCAGGAGGGTACGGCGCCGAGTTCAACACCATTGCGGTGGACGACGGCATCGCCATGGGACACGGCGGCATGTTGTACTCGCTGCCGAGCCGCGACCTGATCGCCGACAGTGTCGAGTACATGGTGCAAGCGCATGTGGCCGACGCACTGGTGTGCATCTCTAACTGCGACAAGATCACGCCGGGCATGCTCATGGCGGCCATGCGGCTCAACATCCCGGCCATCTTCGTCTCCGGTGGCCCGATGGAAGCCGGCACCTCCGCGGGGACGCATGATGCGCAGGGCAAACCGCTCAAGCTCGACTTGGTCGACGCTATGGTGGCGGCCGGGGACCGTGCCATCAGCGACGAACGGCTGCAGGACATGGAACGCTCCGCCTGTCCCACGTGCGGCTCGTGCTCCGGCATGTTCACCGCCAACAGCATGAACTGCTTGTGCGAGGCGCTCGGCCTCGCCCTGCCCGGGAACGGCACGGTGCTCGCCACGCACAAGGCCCGCTGGCAACTCTTCGAGGAAGCGGGGAAGCAGATCGTGGCGCTGGCCCGCCGCTACTACGTCGACGGCGACGACAGCGTCCTGCCGCGAAGCATTGCGACGATGGGTGCCTTCGAAAACGCCATGACCCTCGATATCGCCATGGGCGGCTCAACCAATACCGTCCTGCATATCCTCGCTATCGCACACGAGGCTGGCGTACCCTTCACGATGCAAGACATCGAGCGGCTGTCTCACCACGTTCCCAACGTCTGCAAGGTGGCGCCGTCGTCCAGCTACCACGTCGAGGACGTCAACCGGGCCGGCGGTATCTTCACGATCCTCGGCGCGCTCGATCGCGCCGGGCTCATGCACCGCGAGGCCGGCACTGTGCACGCGGCGACTATCGGTACGGCCATCGATCTCAACGACATCCGGCGGCCAACGGCGACTGCGGCCGCGAGACAGCGAGCCCTGACTGCGCCGGGAGGTGTGCGGACGACCGTGGCGTTTTCACAAGACAAACACTACGCCACGCCGGACACCGATGCCGTTGGCGGCTGCATTCGCGATGTGGAACACGCCTACAGCGCGGATGGCGGGCTGGCGGTGCTGTACGGGAATC
Coding sequences:
- a CDS encoding class I SAM-dependent methyltransferase; its protein translation is MATERAGAIWKNAALVRTFLDGVRGGIPFAAEQIEAMLRVIEARGLPVTRVADLGCGSGVLAGAILARHPRARCTLVDFSEPMLDEARRQLGNHDPCPDFVVADLGNPEWVRAVVSRTPFDVVVSGYAIHHLPDQRKRELYREIFAVLAPGGMFINVEHVASRTAWLGTIADDLMIDSLHTFQAQQGSERTRAQVAEEFVHRPDKAANILAPVESQCEWLRNCGFEDVDCYFKVFELAVFGGCRPQHA
- the ilvD gene encoding dihydroxy-acid dehydratase translates to MNSYRSRITTHGRNMAGARALWRATGMTDADFNKPIIAIANSFTQFVPGHVHLHDVGQRVKKVIDAAGGYGAEFNTIAVDDGIAMGHGGMLYSLPSRDLIADSVEYMVQAHVADALVCISNCDKITPGMLMAAMRLNIPAIFVSGGPMEAGTSAGTHDAQGKPLKLDLVDAMVAAGDRAISDERLQDMERSACPTCGSCSGMFTANSMNCLCEALGLALPGNGTVLATHKARWQLFEEAGKQIVALARRYYVDGDDSVLPRSIATMGAFENAMTLDIAMGGSTNTVLHILAIAHEAGVPFTMQDIERLSHHVPNVCKVAPSSSYHVEDVNRAGGIFTILGALDRAGLMHREAGTVHAATIGTAIDLNDIRRPTATAAARQRALTAPGGVRTTVAFSQDKHYATPDTDAVGGCIRDVEHAYSADGGLAVLYGNLAEDGCIVKTAGVDQSIWRFEGPARVFHSQEAACEAILGDRLKPGDVVVIRYEGPKGGPGMQEMLYPTSYIKSKNLGKVCALITDGRFSGGTSGLSLGHVSPEAAEGGAIGLVEEGDRIRIDIPNRRVDLLVEPQTLKARRVEMLGRGAQAWKPTGRTRAVSGALQAYALLTTSAARGAVRDLEQVAGRRK